From a region of the uncultured Propionivibrio sp. genome:
- a CDS encoding 2-oxoacid:acceptor oxidoreductase family protein, translating into MHETVWLGRGGQGAFTAARLLGIAAMIDGKHAQAMPAFGPERRGAPVFAYTRIDAARVRERSAIRRADAAVILDASLLTQVPTGFLTPDTLLLIDAESAPEKALGASGRTVPFPARRIAREVLGSDHTNAILFGALAALTGIVSPASAEAAILGEFGHGSKGERNLEAFRHARALAESFDASVTRSSLTADGGRHG; encoded by the coding sequence ATGCATGAAACCGTCTGGCTCGGCCGCGGCGGTCAGGGCGCCTTCACCGCCGCGCGCCTGCTCGGCATCGCCGCCATGATCGACGGCAAGCACGCCCAGGCGATGCCGGCCTTCGGCCCGGAACGGCGCGGCGCGCCGGTATTCGCCTACACGCGTATCGATGCTGCCCGCGTACGCGAACGCAGTGCCATCCGCCGCGCCGACGCCGCCGTCATTCTCGACGCATCGCTGCTGACGCAGGTGCCGACCGGCTTCCTGACGCCTGACACGCTGCTGCTGATCGACGCCGAAAGCGCGCCGGAGAAGGCACTCGGAGCCAGCGGTCGCACGGTGCCGTTTCCGGCACGGCGTATTGCCCGCGAGGTGCTCGGCAGCGACCATACCAATGCCATCCTGTTCGGCGCGCTGGCAGCCCTGACCGGCATCGTCAGCCCGGCTTCGGCCGAGGCGGCGATCCTCGGCGAATTCGGCCACGGCAGCAAGGGCGAGCGCAATCTCGAAGCCTTCCGCCACGCCCGCGCGCTGGCCGAATCCTTCGATGCCAGCGTCACCCGCTCGTCCCTCACCGCCGACGGAGGACGCCATGGCTGA
- a CDS encoding 4Fe-4S dicluster-binding protein, which translates to MADRDRPCHLRPFSRPRDIDDWPGSAQLDGGHLAASNRSWRTLWPQIDLAPCNKCNLCLLYCPDAAIVATADGFPRVEDDWCKGCGLCAAECPKQCIAMIDEHTRTQP; encoded by the coding sequence ATGGCTGACCGCGACCGCCCCTGCCATCTGCGCCCATTCTCGCGCCCGCGCGACATCGACGACTGGCCCGGCAGCGCCCAACTCGACGGCGGCCACCTTGCCGCCTCGAACCGCAGCTGGCGGACGCTGTGGCCGCAGATCGACCTCGCCCCCTGCAACAAATGCAACCTCTGCCTGCTCTACTGTCCCGATGCCGCCATCGTCGCCACTGCCGACGGCTTTCCGCGCGTCGAAGACGACTGGTGCAAGGGCTGCGGCCTCTGCGCCGCCGAATGCCCGAAGCAGTGCATCGCCATGATCGACGAACACACCCGGACACAGCCATGA